A single genomic interval of Parvularcula marina harbors:
- a CDS encoding sulfotransferase family protein has translation MMRLPQILVIGAQKSGTTWMARYFDQHPDVFIPPGEVDYFCDPEKAAQPIEWYASQFDGASEGQILADKSPGYLYTNSPKDFTGDIPAKMHALLPEAKLLIALREPVSRLISALNHHIERLRISPDEDFDAILLGARKDEGTPYGFLERGLYARQIESFLEFYPREQMRIFLYEDDIAARPEETIRDLTDFVGIAPQIDSSVNSRANRRMNTKFAQRLNHKLPALRPLIAAVDRMMPRAAPFRPSEACMKELYAYYAPEIDRLEELIGRDLSTWRKKAAHG, from the coding sequence ATGATGCGGCTGCCGCAGATCCTCGTCATCGGCGCACAGAAATCCGGCACGACCTGGATGGCCCGCTATTTCGACCAGCACCCGGATGTGTTCATTCCGCCGGGGGAAGTCGATTATTTCTGCGACCCTGAAAAAGCCGCCCAGCCGATTGAGTGGTATGCGTCCCAATTCGACGGCGCAAGCGAGGGCCAGATCCTCGCGGACAAATCGCCAGGCTATCTTTATACGAACTCGCCCAAAGACTTCACTGGCGACATCCCGGCCAAGATGCATGCCCTCTTGCCAGAGGCCAAATTGCTGATCGCCTTGCGCGAGCCCGTCTCGCGGCTGATCTCCGCGCTCAATCACCATATTGAGCGGTTGCGGATTTCTCCCGATGAGGATTTCGATGCCATCCTGCTCGGCGCCCGAAAGGATGAAGGCACGCCCTATGGCTTTCTCGAGCGCGGACTTTATGCGCGCCAGATCGAATCCTTCCTTGAATTTTATCCGCGTGAGCAGATGCGGATTTTTCTTTATGAGGATGATATCGCCGCAAGGCCCGAAGAGACGATCCGGGATCTGACCGACTTTGTCGGCATCGCGCCGCAGATTGACAGCTCCGTCAACAGCCGCGCTAACCGGCGGATGAACACGAAATTTGCTCAGCGTCTGAATCACAAGCTGCCAGCACTGCGTCCGCTGATCGCTGCTGTCGACCGGATGATGCCGCGCGCCGCGCCCTTCCGTCCGTCAGAAGCCTGCATGAAAGAGCTTTATGCCTATTACGCGCCCGAGATCGACCGGCTCGAAGAGCTGATCGGGCGGGATCTTTCAACCTGGCGCAAAAAGGCGGCCCATGGATAA
- the queG gene encoding tRNA epoxyqueuosine(34) reductase QueG: MDKPQTDIREKIRAEALALGFDVCRFTPAHLPERIGQHLQTAIADGHHGTMDWLATRTDERSQPQTLWEGAKTVIMLGVNYGPEDDPLARLEWRDRGNISVYAQNEDYHDIIKKRLKQLGRWLGHEFETELKVFVDTAPVAEKPLAAQAGLGWQGKHTNLVSREFGSWLFLGAIYTALELPGDEPETDHCGSCRACLDICPTDAFPAPYRLDARACISYLTIEHKEPIPEQYRAKMGNRIYGCDDCLTVCPWNKFAAEAREAKLIAREELRAPTLAELSTLDDEVFRALFRKSPIKRIGRDRFIRNVMIAMGNSGDTSLLSAIEARLSDPSPLVRGMAVWAWAQLGGAAERLHKLRENEEEPHVRAELETALK; this comes from the coding sequence ATGGATAAACCGCAGACGGACATAAGGGAGAAGATCAGGGCCGAAGCCCTCGCCCTTGGGTTCGATGTCTGCCGGTTTACTCCCGCCCATCTGCCCGAGCGGATCGGACAGCATCTTCAGACCGCGATTGCTGATGGCCATCACGGCACGATGGATTGGCTCGCGACCCGGACCGATGAACGCAGCCAGCCGCAGACCCTGTGGGAAGGCGCAAAAACCGTCATCATGCTGGGGGTGAATTACGGCCCGGAAGACGATCCGCTGGCACGCCTTGAATGGCGCGACCGGGGTAATATCTCCGTCTACGCCCAGAATGAAGATTATCACGACATCATCAAGAAGCGCCTGAAACAATTGGGGCGTTGGCTGGGTCATGAATTTGAGACGGAGCTGAAAGTCTTTGTCGACACCGCGCCCGTTGCGGAAAAACCGCTGGCCGCGCAGGCAGGGCTCGGCTGGCAGGGCAAGCACACTAACCTTGTCAGCCGGGAATTTGGGTCCTGGCTGTTTCTTGGCGCGATCTATACGGCGCTTGAGTTGCCCGGCGATGAACCGGAGACGGATCATTGCGGCTCCTGCCGGGCCTGTCTTGATATCTGCCCGACGGATGCTTTCCCTGCGCCCTATCGCCTCGATGCACGTGCCTGCATTAGCTATCTGACGATTGAGCATAAAGAACCGATCCCGGAACAATACCGCGCAAAGATGGGCAACCGGATCTATGGCTGTGATGACTGTCTTACGGTCTGTCCGTGGAACAAATTCGCCGCCGAGGCACGCGAAGCAAAGCTGATCGCGCGGGAGGAATTGCGCGCGCCGACGTTGGCGGAATTATCGACCCTTGATGATGAGGTCTTCCGCGCCCTCTTCCGCAAATCTCCCATCAAGCGCATCGGCCGCGACCGGTTCATCCGTAACGTGATGATTGCGATGGGGAATTCTGGCGACACTTCCCTCCTCTCCGCCATCGAAGCGCGGCTTTCCGATCCCTCTCCGCTGGTGCGCGGCATGGCGGTCTGGGCATGGGCGCAGCTTGGCGGCGCGGCGGAACGGCTGCATAAGCTCCGCGAGAATGAAGAAGAGCCGCATGTGCGCGCCGAACTGGAAACGGCCCTCAAATGA
- a CDS encoding trimeric intracellular cation channel family protein yields MTLLELADAIGVFVFALSGGLAASRQKMDLFGIGVVSLLPAIGGGTLRDLLLNREVFWLNEPETILIALAAAVPAFLLGQRIARFKTLLWFDAAGMALFAVTGAAVAMDAGYGPLIIIMMGTMTASFGGLLRDIVCNEIPLILREDIYATAALIGAAAFWGLTELGLPAPIPFFAGAAVAFGIRAFVLIMRDIRPRFSRAELPGHRED; encoded by the coding sequence ATGACCTTGCTTGAACTGGCCGACGCGATTGGCGTTTTTGTCTTTGCCCTGTCGGGCGGGCTTGCCGCCTCGCGCCAGAAGATGGATCTGTTCGGGATCGGCGTTGTCTCGCTCCTGCCTGCCATCGGTGGCGGCACGCTTCGCGACCTCCTCCTCAACCGCGAAGTCTTCTGGCTGAATGAGCCGGAGACGATCCTGATTGCGCTTGCCGCCGCTGTGCCCGCTTTCCTGCTCGGGCAGCGGATCGCGCGGTTCAAAACGCTGCTGTGGTTTGATGCGGCGGGCATGGCGCTCTTCGCAGTGACCGGCGCGGCGGTCGCGATGGATGCAGGTTATGGCCCGCTGATTATCATAATGATGGGGACAATGACGGCGAGCTTCGGCGGCCTCCTCCGCGATATCGTCTGTAACGAGATTCCGCTGATCCTGCGCGAGGATATCTATGCCACTGCCGCGCTGATTGGGGCGGCAGCCTTCTGGGGCCTGACCGAGCTCGGCCTGCCCGCGCCTATCCCATTCTTTGCCGGTGCCGCTGTCGCATTCGGCATTCGCGCCTTTGTGCTGATCATGCGGGATATCCGCCCGCGCTTTTCCCGTGCAGAACTGCCCGGCCATCGTGAGGATTAG
- the soxR gene encoding redox-sensitive transcriptional activator SoxR — MDDLTIGQLAERVGVSVSAIRFYEAKGLLFPLRNSGGQRRFRRSDIRRLSFVLIAQQIGLTIEEIKEKLDALPEGRNPTKEDWSKMSRAFRADLDRRITVLGRLRDNLDGCIGCGCLSLKKCAIYNPQDRAGRRGTGPRYVIGAREEWPSAD, encoded by the coding sequence ATGGATGATCTGACGATCGGGCAGCTCGCCGAACGGGTCGGGGTCAGCGTCTCAGCGATCAGGTTTTATGAGGCGAAGGGGCTGCTCTTTCCCTTGCGCAATTCGGGCGGGCAAAGACGGTTCCGGCGATCCGATATCAGGCGGCTCTCCTTTGTGCTGATCGCCCAGCAGATCGGCCTGACGATCGAGGAGATAAAGGAAAAGCTTGATGCCCTGCCGGAAGGGCGCAATCCGACCAAAGAGGACTGGTCTAAGATGAGCCGCGCCTTCCGCGCCGATCTTGACCGGCGGATCACGGTGCTTGGCCGCCTGCGGGATAATCTTGATGGCTGTATCGGCTGCGGCTGCCTCTCGCTCAAGAAATGCGCGATCTACAATCCGCAAGACAGGGCCGGGCGGCGCGGCACGGGGCCTCGCTATGTCATCGGCGCACGGGAGGAATGGCCGTCTGCTGACTAA
- a CDS encoding VOC family protein — translation MKIGMLEHINLTVSDPDRTARRLCALFGWRVRWQGPSISKGYTVHVGAGNQYIALYTHEGTGAPRQTSYDTKGGLNHIGIVVDDLDATEEHVLATGYETYSHGDYEPGRRFYYRDEDGIEIEVVSYARVPA, via the coding sequence ATGAAAATCGGCATGCTGGAGCACATCAATCTGACGGTCAGTGACCCCGACCGGACCGCGCGGCGGCTCTGCGCCCTCTTTGGGTGGCGCGTCAGGTGGCAGGGCCCATCCATCAGCAAGGGCTATACGGTGCATGTCGGCGCCGGGAACCAGTATATTGCTCTTTACACACATGAAGGAACCGGCGCACCGCGTCAGACCAGCTATGACACCAAAGGCGGGCTCAACCATATTGGCATCGTGGTCGATGACCTTGATGCGACCGAGGAGCATGTCCTTGCGACAGGTTATGAAACCTATTCGCATGGGGATTATGAACCCGGACGGCGGTTCTATTATCGCGACGAGGACGGCATCGAAATCGAAGTCGTCTCCTATGCGAGGGTTCCGGCATGA
- a CDS encoding VOC family protein produces MKLNQVTVTVDNMDAAIAFYERLGMTLIVHTHERYARFELPGGETFSLHLGDRPGTDGPALYFEVENVDTEYDRLRRAGIEFDTEPVTQSWLWREAWFSDPAGNRLCLYRAGENRRFPPWRKKG; encoded by the coding sequence ATGAAGCTGAACCAGGTGACCGTCACGGTCGATAACATGGATGCGGCCATTGCGTTCTATGAACGGCTCGGCATGACCCTGATCGTTCATACCCATGAGCGCTATGCCCGGTTCGAGCTGCCCGGCGGGGAGACATTTTCCTTACATCTCGGAGACCGTCCGGGGACAGACGGCCCTGCACTCTATTTCGAGGTCGAGAATGTCGACACCGAATATGACCGCCTGCGCCGAGCGGGGATTGAGTTTGACACTGAACCCGTCACCCAAAGCTGGTTATGGCGGGAGGCATGGTTTTCCGACCCCGCAGGCAACCGGCTTTGTCTTTATCGCGCAGGTGAGAACCGGCGCTTTCCTCCCTGGCGAAAGAAA